In Cryptococcus depauperatus CBS 7841 chromosome 4, complete sequence, a single window of DNA contains:
- a CDS encoding aspartate-semialdehyde dehydrogenase, with translation MSQPRQSIKVGILGATGTVGQRSAGQAYAKVVRWKLAMSIPDSVRDMVVEECKPDVGGFSECGVVFSGLDADVAGDIEQAFRAADLVVYSNAKNYRRDPLCPLIVPLVNPSHLDIIPYQRQSLGLQKGYIVTNANCSTTGLVVPLAALEKAFGPLETVMVTTLQAISGAGYPGVSSLDIMDNVVPYIGSEEEKIEWETNKILGGLTSDKKAFDLHAPNQINVSAQCTRVPVIDGHTGCVSVKFARSPAPLVAEVEKAFRDFRCEAQDLNVPSAPGQAIVVHDAPDRPQPRLDKDLYNGACVSVGRIRDCPVFDIKFVCLIDNVRLGAATSSVINAEIAVEKGLIQ, from the exons atgtcTCAGCCACGACAAAGCATCAAGGTGGGCATTTTGGGAGCCACTGGCACGGTTGGGCAACG GTCGGCAGGTCAAGCGTATGCCAAGGTTGTCCGATGGAAGCTTGCCATGTCTATCCCGGACTCTGTACGGGACATGGTGGTAGAAGAATGCAAGCCAGATGTAGGCGGTTTCAGTGAATGTGGGGTCGTTTTCAGTGGATTGGATGCCGACGTTGCTGGCGACATTG AACAGGCGTTCCGAGCAGCCGATTTGGTTGTCTACTCGAATGCGAAGAATTATCGTCGCGACCCCTTATGTCCTCTCATCGTTCCCCTTGTTAACCCTTCCCATCTCGACATCATCCCTTATCAACGCCAGTCTCTGGGTTTACAAAAGGGATACATTGTCACCAATGCCAATTGCTCTACGACGGGCCTTGTCGTGCCACTTGCTGCGCTTGAAAAGGCTTTTGGGCCTCTAGAGACGGTTATGGTCACCACTCTTCAAGCGATTTCGGGTGCTGGATACCCCGGGGTGAGCAGTCTAGATATTATGGATAATGTTGTGCCCTATATTGGTAGCGAGGAGGAAAAAATTGAGTGGGAAACCAACAAGATTCTCGGCGGTCTTACTTCTGACAAGAAGGCGTTTGATCTGCATGCGCCTAACCAAATCAATGTCTCGGCGCAGTGTACTCGAGTGCCAGTGATTGACGGCCATACAGGCTGTGTCTCTGTGAAATTTGCGCGGTCCCCTGCACCATTGGTTGCAGAAGTGGAAAAAGCGTTTAGAGACTTTAGATGTGAAGCTCAAGATTTGAATGTGCCATCTGCACCTGGCCAAGCGATTGTTGTACATGATGCACCTGATAGACCTCAGCCGAGACTGGACAAGGATTTATATAATGGCGCATGCGTGAGTGTGGGTAGGATCAGAGATTGTCCGGTGTTTGATATCAAGTTTGTTTGCTTGATTGATAATGTCAGGTTGGGTGCGGCGACCAGTTCAGTAATCAATGCAGAGATTGCAGTAGAAAAAGGTCTAATCCAGTAA